The genomic window GCCTCTGGCCTGATCATGCCCACGCCGCGGTTGATCCGAGCGGTCACCGCCATCGGATCAGTGGTGGGCGGCGCGGCCGGGCTTACGCTCGCCTGCCTCGTCTTGTGGACCGATGCGTCGCTGACCCTCGAGGCACCAGCGCTCCTGACGGTTGCCGGTGGCTGGCTGTTCCATCTGGATCGGCTCGGTGCGCTCTTCCTCGCGCTCATCTCGGGTGTCGCGATCCCTGTCGGCATCTACGCCACCAGCTACACGGCGTCGTACGAAGGCCGCTACTCGACGCGCTGGATGGCCTTCAACTTCGGCGTGTTCCTGCTCAGCATGAGTCTGGTGACAGCGGCCGCCAACGCCATCACGTTCCTGCTCTGCTGGGAACTGATGGCGATCAGTTCGTTCTTCCTTGTCGTCACCGAGCACGATCGCGAGGAGTCGGTGCGGGCGGGCGTGTGGTATCTCGCGATGACGCACGCGGGACTGCTGGCGCTCCTTTCCGCGTTCTTTCTCCTCGGAGCGGACGGCCCCACCGCCGCGGGGTGGACCTTCGCGGCCATGCGCAGCGCCGCGCCGCAATTGCCGTCGAGCACGCGCAATGCCATCTTTCTGCTGGCCCTGCTCGGGTTCGGATCGAAGGCCGGCATGGTGCCCTTCCACGTGTGGTTACCGCGCGCGCATCCAGCCGCGCCAAGTCACGTGTCGGCGCTCATGTCGGCCGTGATGGTGAAGCTCGGCATCTACGGTCTTCTGCGAATCGGCCTCGACGTACTCGGAGGCGGGCCCTCGTGGTGGGGCACGCTCATCATCATTCTGGGCGCCGCCTCGGCGCTCACCGGCGTGCTCTATGCCCTGGTGGCGGATGATCTCAAGCGGCTGCTGGCGTACTCCACCGTGGAGAATGTCGGCCTGGTGTTGCTGGGTGTTGGCGCCGGATTCCTGTTTCTGAGCCTCTCGCAGCCGGAAGCCGCGATGCTCGCGATGGCGGCCGCGCTGCTGCACGTCATCAACCATGCCGCGTTCAAGGGCACGCTCTTCCTGAGTGCCGGATCGATCGTGCACGCGACGGGCACGCGCGACATGAATCTGCTGGGAGGACTCGTGAAGCGCGCGCCGTGGACGGTGGCGACATTCCTGGTGGGCGCGATGTCAATCGCGGCCCTGCCGCCGCTCAACGGGTTTGTGAGCGAGTGGCTGCTCTTCCAGTCGTTCCTGCCTGGCGTCGCCAGCTCGCGGGCCGCGATTGCGGGCCTGCTCACGCTCGGCGTCGGCGCGCTGGCGCTGACCGGCGGGCTGGCCGCCGCGACGTTCGTGAAGGCGTTCGGCATCTCGTGCCTGGCCATCCCCCGATCGAACGAGGCCGCCCAGGCGCACGAGAGCCCGCGATCGATGCGCGTGGGCATGGTGCTGATGGCCGCGTCCTGCCCGCTGCTCGCCCTCGCGACGATTCCCACGCTCACGACCATCACCGGTGCGCTCGCGACGCTCGCTGGTCTCGGAGGGCTCTCGGGGACGACGCCAGTGTTCCACCTGGGCGTGACGCTGCGCACGCCGAATGGGATGGCGACGATGTCGCCTGTCGCGATCGCGCTGGTTCTGGTGGCCGCGCTGGTCGGCACCTGGATTGTGGTGCGCGTGGTCGCGAGACGAACGGTGCGTATCGGCGACACGT from Acidobacteriota bacterium includes these protein-coding regions:
- a CDS encoding proton-conducting transporter membrane subunit translates to MIAAFLLPLFWLMVVGYGITASGLIMPTPRLIRAVTAIGSVVGGAAGLTLACLVLWTDASLTLEAPALLTVAGGWLFHLDRLGALFLALISGVAIPVGIYATSYTASYEGRYSTRWMAFNFGVFLLSMSLVTAAANAITFLLCWELMAISSFFLVVTEHDREESVRAGVWYLAMTHAGLLALLSAFFLLGADGPTAAGWTFAAMRSAAPQLPSSTRNAIFLLALLGFGSKAGMVPFHVWLPRAHPAAPSHVSALMSAVMVKLGIYGLLRIGLDVLGGGPSWWGTLIIILGAASALTGVLYALVADDLKRLLAYSTVENVGLVLLGVGAGFLFLSLSQPEAAMLAMAAALLHVINHAAFKGTLFLSAGSIVHATGTRDMNLLGGLVKRAPWTVATFLVGAMSIAALPPLNGFVSEWLLFQSFLPGVASSRAAIAGLLTLGVGALALTGGLAAATFVKAFGISCLAIPRSNEAAQAHESPRSMRVGMVLMAASCPLLALATIPTLTTITGALATLAGLGGLSGTTPVFHLGVTLRTPNGMATMSPVAIALVLVAALVGTWIVVRVVARRTVRIGDTWGCGRIGQTPRMEYTSTAFAEPLRRVFDQLYRPNEDMAVGVVHPESPYYIQSVTYRTTIHPWFQRVLYDPLVDGVERVAVWTRRLQSGSVNAYLGYIVFVLVLLLVWVIGF